The proteins below come from a single Eucalyptus grandis isolate ANBG69807.140 chromosome 3, ASM1654582v1, whole genome shotgun sequence genomic window:
- the LOC104439542 gene encoding disease resistance protein RPV1-like isoform X3 — protein sequence MSNIRFLRLDQANLEGNFEWRLSSLRWLHWQGCPRHLLAEKLDLTELVVLDLSWSKKAKKLRVLNLTGCYDMIRTPDLSHYKCLERLNLERCIRLVEIGSSVKILERLVSLNLRSCIELNKLPEELGSLISLEEILIDGTAIQEIPASIGHLQKLRRFSACNCLSLIQLPDSISHVKSPRVLALHGTKITKLPLSGKLEALQHLSINHCRSILKLPLSLGTLASLIELDLSSTAIVELPSTINELYLLRVLKIDFTFVRELPCAIWTLKRLEELHASRCRSLDGEISKDIKDLSALRVLRLGYSRIRGLPDSISRLPNLQMLDLLHCDKLHRVPKLPPTLISLSVSSKLMDTIPKIGSLVKLGELFLVDGSQELVLPDQSQIEAKGHTYLELGSLLELKILQLSMLKIQLLPVGLDLLRKLTKLSLCCIHLKKLPWLPPGLFTLSLCQYKSGTGLLNLSYLELLSEFELFDCAVKKVQGLGKFKSLRVFRISHCNLQQLDELEKLIFLASLNVSYCQSLERLPDLSKLKKLKDIKIKGCPKIRDIKSLEHLHSFKKPTSAIIETESSSEVLSQVEFSKPANTKHSSIQGVKCKDKEAKSSDSVKSITETMGASSNLQNSPSVAGSSTTWHRVKVNYRRLAFYLTPSMNNSVFLSGCCFQIQLSDDFQNQANTLFSTLIKLKC from the exons ATGTCGAACATAAGATTCCTTCGATTGGATCAGGCGAACCTCGAAGGAAATTTTGAGTGGCGTCTGTCAAGTTTAAGATGGCTCCATTGGCAGGGTTGTCCTCGGCATCTTCTTGCTGAAAAATTGGATTTGACGGAGTTGGTTGTTCTAGATCTTTCTTGGAGCAAG AAAGCcaagaaattgagagttttGAACCTCACCGGCTGTTATGATATGATCAGAACTCCAGACTTATCTCATTACAAATGTTTAGAGagattgaatcttgaaaggtGCATTCGATTGGTTGAAATCGGTTCATCGGTAAAAATTCTGGAGAGGTTGGTTTCACTGAACTTGAGGTCTTGTATTGAACTCAATAAGTTGCCTGAAGAGCTGGGTTCCCTCATATCCTTGGAAGAGATTCTTATAGATGGAACTGCTATTCAAGAAATTCCTGCCTCCATCGGTCATTTGCAAAAGCTTAGAAGATTCAGTGCCTGCAACTGTCTTTCATTGATTCAGCTACCCGATTCAATTAGCCATGTAAAATCGCCGAGAGTCCTTGCACTACATGGTACCAAAATAACTAAACTTCCCCTATCTGGAAAGTTAGAAGCGCTACAACACTTGTCAATAAATCATTGTAGGTCGATATTGAAGTTACCATTGTCCTTGGGGACCTTGGCTTCATTGATCGAACTTGATCTATCAAGCACTGCAATTGTCGAATTACCTAGTACTATCAATGAGTTATACCTTTTAAGAGTGctcaaaattgattttacttTTGTAAGAGAGCTGCCTTGCGCTATATGGACATTGAAGAGGCTTGAAGAGCTGCATGCTTCAAGATGTCGGAGTTTGGATGGGGAAATTTCTAAAGATATTAAGGATCTTTCGGCATTGAGGGTCTTGAGGCTTGGATACTCTCGAATTCGTGGCCTACCAGATAGCATTTCTAGACTTCCCAATCTGCAAATGCTTGATCTGCTTCATTGTGACAAGCTCCATAGAGTGCCAAAGCTTCCTCCCACTTTAATAAGCCTATCCGTCAGTTCTAAATTGATGGATACAATCCCAAAGATCGGTAGCCTGGTTAAGTTGGGAGAGTTATTCTTGGTTGATGGATCCCAGGAACTGGTGTTACCTGACCAAAGTCAAATTGAGGCAAAAGGACACACTTATTTGGAGCTCGGGAGTTTGTTAGAGCTAAAGATATTGCAGCTATCTATGTTAAAGATCCAACTACTACCTGTTGGGTTGGATCTCCTTCGTAAGCTCACAAAGCTCTCCCTTTGCTGCATTCACTTGAAAAAGCTACCATGGCTTCCTCCAGGTTTATTCACCCTCTCACTTTGCCAGTACAAATCAGGGACAGGATTGCTAAATCTTTCATATTTGGAGCTCCTGTCAGAATTCGAGCTTTTCGACTGTGCAgtaaaaaaagttcaaggcCTTGGGAAGTTCAAATCCTTGCGAGTTTTCAGAATATCTCACTGCAACCTGCAACAACTGGATGAGCTAGAGAAGTTGATATTTTTAGCATCATTGAATGTTTCATACTGTCAAAGTCTTGAGAGACTTCCTGATCTATCAAAACTGAAGAAGCTGAAAGATATTAAAATCAAGGGCTGTCCGAAGATTCGTGATATTAAAAGTTTGGAACACCTGCATTCCTTCAAGAAGCCAACTAGTGCCATAATTGAGACGGAAAGCTCATCCGAG GTTTTGTCACAGGTGGAGTTTAGCAAACCAGCTAATACCAAACATTCTTCCATTCAGGGTGTCAAATGCAAGGATAAAG AAGCAAAATCTTCCGATTCTGTCAAGTCAATAACTGAAACTATGGGCGCTTCTTCTAACTT
- the LOC104439542 gene encoding disease resistance protein RPV1-like isoform X8, with amino-acid sequence MSNIRFLRLDQANLEGNFEWRLSSLRWLHWQGCPRHLLAEKLDLTELVVLDLSWSKVSDKWNGWSEIKKAKKLRVLNLTGCYDMIRTPDLSHYKCLERLNLERCIRLVEIGSSVKILERLVSLNLRSCIELNKLPEELGSLISLEEILIDGTAIQEIPASIGHLQKLRRFSACNCLSLIQLPDSISHVKSPRVLALHGTKITKLPLSGKLEALQHLSINHCRSILKLPLSLGTLASLIELDLSSTAIVELPSTINELYLLRVLKIDFTFVRELPCAIWTLKRLEELHASRCRSLDGEISKDIKDLSALRVLRLGYSRIRGLPDSISRLPNLQMLDLLHCDKLHRVPKLPPTLISLSVSSKLMDTIPKIGSLVKLGELFLVDGSQELVLPDQSQIEAKGHTYLELGSLLELKILQLSMLKIQLLPVGLDLLRKLTKLSLCCIHLKKLPWLPPGLFTLSLCQYKSGTGLLNLSYLELLSEFELFDCAVKKVQGLGKFKSLRVFRISHCNLQQLDELEKLIFLASLNVSYCQSLERLPDLSKLKKLKDIKIKGCPKIRDIKSLEHLHSFKKPTSAIIETESSSEVEFSKPANTKHSSIQGVKCKDKGSSTTWHRVKAVASKFSCQMISRTKPTHSFPH; translated from the exons ATGTCGAACATAAGATTCCTTCGATTGGATCAGGCGAACCTCGAAGGAAATTTTGAGTGGCGTCTGTCAAGTTTAAGATGGCTCCATTGGCAGGGTTGTCCTCGGCATCTTCTTGCTGAAAAATTGGATTTGACGGAGTTGGTTGTTCTAGATCTTTCTTGGAGCAAGGTCAGTGACAAATGGAATGGTTGGAGTGAAATCAAG AAAGCcaagaaattgagagttttGAACCTCACCGGCTGTTATGATATGATCAGAACTCCAGACTTATCTCATTACAAATGTTTAGAGagattgaatcttgaaaggtGCATTCGATTGGTTGAAATCGGTTCATCGGTAAAAATTCTGGAGAGGTTGGTTTCACTGAACTTGAGGTCTTGTATTGAACTCAATAAGTTGCCTGAAGAGCTGGGTTCCCTCATATCCTTGGAAGAGATTCTTATAGATGGAACTGCTATTCAAGAAATTCCTGCCTCCATCGGTCATTTGCAAAAGCTTAGAAGATTCAGTGCCTGCAACTGTCTTTCATTGATTCAGCTACCCGATTCAATTAGCCATGTAAAATCGCCGAGAGTCCTTGCACTACATGGTACCAAAATAACTAAACTTCCCCTATCTGGAAAGTTAGAAGCGCTACAACACTTGTCAATAAATCATTGTAGGTCGATATTGAAGTTACCATTGTCCTTGGGGACCTTGGCTTCATTGATCGAACTTGATCTATCAAGCACTGCAATTGTCGAATTACCTAGTACTATCAATGAGTTATACCTTTTAAGAGTGctcaaaattgattttacttTTGTAAGAGAGCTGCCTTGCGCTATATGGACATTGAAGAGGCTTGAAGAGCTGCATGCTTCAAGATGTCGGAGTTTGGATGGGGAAATTTCTAAAGATATTAAGGATCTTTCGGCATTGAGGGTCTTGAGGCTTGGATACTCTCGAATTCGTGGCCTACCAGATAGCATTTCTAGACTTCCCAATCTGCAAATGCTTGATCTGCTTCATTGTGACAAGCTCCATAGAGTGCCAAAGCTTCCTCCCACTTTAATAAGCCTATCCGTCAGTTCTAAATTGATGGATACAATCCCAAAGATCGGTAGCCTGGTTAAGTTGGGAGAGTTATTCTTGGTTGATGGATCCCAGGAACTGGTGTTACCTGACCAAAGTCAAATTGAGGCAAAAGGACACACTTATTTGGAGCTCGGGAGTTTGTTAGAGCTAAAGATATTGCAGCTATCTATGTTAAAGATCCAACTACTACCTGTTGGGTTGGATCTCCTTCGTAAGCTCACAAAGCTCTCCCTTTGCTGCATTCACTTGAAAAAGCTACCATGGCTTCCTCCAGGTTTATTCACCCTCTCACTTTGCCAGTACAAATCAGGGACAGGATTGCTAAATCTTTCATATTTGGAGCTCCTGTCAGAATTCGAGCTTTTCGACTGTGCAgtaaaaaaagttcaaggcCTTGGGAAGTTCAAATCCTTGCGAGTTTTCAGAATATCTCACTGCAACCTGCAACAACTGGATGAGCTAGAGAAGTTGATATTTTTAGCATCATTGAATGTTTCATACTGTCAAAGTCTTGAGAGACTTCCTGATCTATCAAAACTGAAGAAGCTGAAAGATATTAAAATCAAGGGCTGTCCGAAGATTCGTGATATTAAAAGTTTGGAACACCTGCATTCCTTCAAGAAGCCAACTAGTGCCATAATTGAGACGGAAAGCTCATCCGAG GTGGAGTTTAGCAAACCAGCTAATACCAAACATTCTTCCATTCAGGGTGTCAAATGCAAGGATAAAG
- the LOC104439542 gene encoding disease resistance protein RPV1-like isoform X6, which yields MSNIRFLRLDQANLEGNFEWRLSSLRWLHWQGCPRHLLAEKLDLTELVVLDLSWSKVSDKWNGWSEIKKAKKLRVLNLTGCYDMIRTPDLSHYKCLERLNLERCIRLVEIGSSVKILERLVSLNLRSCIELNKLPEELGSLISLEEILIDGTAIQEIPASIGHLQKLRRFSACNCLSLIQLPDSISHVKSPRVLALHGTKITKLPLSGKLEALQHLSINHCRSILKLPLSLGTLASLIELDLSSTAIVELPSTINELYLLRVLKIDFTFVRELPCAIWTLKRLEELHASRCRSLDGEISKDIKDLSALRVLRLGYSRIRGLPDSISRLPNLQMLDLLHCDKLHRVPKLPPTLISLSVSSKLMDTIPKIGSLVKLGELFLVDGSQELVLPDQSQIEAKGHTYLELGSLLELKILQLSMLKIQLLPVGLDLLRKLTKLSLCCIHLKKLPWLPPGLFTLSLCQYKSGTGLLNLSYLELLSEFELFDCAVKKVQGLGKFKSLRVFRISHCNLQQLDELEKLIFLASLNVSYCQSLERLPDLSKLKKLKDIKIKGCPKIRDIKSLEHLHSFKKPTSAIIETESSSEVEFSKPANTKHSSIQGVKCKDKGSSTTWHRVKVNYRRLAFYLTPSMNNSVFLSGCCFQIQLSDDFQNQANTLFSTLIKLKC from the exons ATGTCGAACATAAGATTCCTTCGATTGGATCAGGCGAACCTCGAAGGAAATTTTGAGTGGCGTCTGTCAAGTTTAAGATGGCTCCATTGGCAGGGTTGTCCTCGGCATCTTCTTGCTGAAAAATTGGATTTGACGGAGTTGGTTGTTCTAGATCTTTCTTGGAGCAAGGTCAGTGACAAATGGAATGGTTGGAGTGAAATCAAG AAAGCcaagaaattgagagttttGAACCTCACCGGCTGTTATGATATGATCAGAACTCCAGACTTATCTCATTACAAATGTTTAGAGagattgaatcttgaaaggtGCATTCGATTGGTTGAAATCGGTTCATCGGTAAAAATTCTGGAGAGGTTGGTTTCACTGAACTTGAGGTCTTGTATTGAACTCAATAAGTTGCCTGAAGAGCTGGGTTCCCTCATATCCTTGGAAGAGATTCTTATAGATGGAACTGCTATTCAAGAAATTCCTGCCTCCATCGGTCATTTGCAAAAGCTTAGAAGATTCAGTGCCTGCAACTGTCTTTCATTGATTCAGCTACCCGATTCAATTAGCCATGTAAAATCGCCGAGAGTCCTTGCACTACATGGTACCAAAATAACTAAACTTCCCCTATCTGGAAAGTTAGAAGCGCTACAACACTTGTCAATAAATCATTGTAGGTCGATATTGAAGTTACCATTGTCCTTGGGGACCTTGGCTTCATTGATCGAACTTGATCTATCAAGCACTGCAATTGTCGAATTACCTAGTACTATCAATGAGTTATACCTTTTAAGAGTGctcaaaattgattttacttTTGTAAGAGAGCTGCCTTGCGCTATATGGACATTGAAGAGGCTTGAAGAGCTGCATGCTTCAAGATGTCGGAGTTTGGATGGGGAAATTTCTAAAGATATTAAGGATCTTTCGGCATTGAGGGTCTTGAGGCTTGGATACTCTCGAATTCGTGGCCTACCAGATAGCATTTCTAGACTTCCCAATCTGCAAATGCTTGATCTGCTTCATTGTGACAAGCTCCATAGAGTGCCAAAGCTTCCTCCCACTTTAATAAGCCTATCCGTCAGTTCTAAATTGATGGATACAATCCCAAAGATCGGTAGCCTGGTTAAGTTGGGAGAGTTATTCTTGGTTGATGGATCCCAGGAACTGGTGTTACCTGACCAAAGTCAAATTGAGGCAAAAGGACACACTTATTTGGAGCTCGGGAGTTTGTTAGAGCTAAAGATATTGCAGCTATCTATGTTAAAGATCCAACTACTACCTGTTGGGTTGGATCTCCTTCGTAAGCTCACAAAGCTCTCCCTTTGCTGCATTCACTTGAAAAAGCTACCATGGCTTCCTCCAGGTTTATTCACCCTCTCACTTTGCCAGTACAAATCAGGGACAGGATTGCTAAATCTTTCATATTTGGAGCTCCTGTCAGAATTCGAGCTTTTCGACTGTGCAgtaaaaaaagttcaaggcCTTGGGAAGTTCAAATCCTTGCGAGTTTTCAGAATATCTCACTGCAACCTGCAACAACTGGATGAGCTAGAGAAGTTGATATTTTTAGCATCATTGAATGTTTCATACTGTCAAAGTCTTGAGAGACTTCCTGATCTATCAAAACTGAAGAAGCTGAAAGATATTAAAATCAAGGGCTGTCCGAAGATTCGTGATATTAAAAGTTTGGAACACCTGCATTCCTTCAAGAAGCCAACTAGTGCCATAATTGAGACGGAAAGCTCATCCGAG GTGGAGTTTAGCAAACCAGCTAATACCAAACATTCTTCCATTCAGGGTGTCAAATGCAAGGATAAAG
- the LOC104439542 gene encoding disease resistance protein RPV1-like isoform X1, producing MSNIRFLRLDQANLEGNFEWRLSSLRWLHWQGCPRHLLAEKLDLTELVVLDLSWSKVSDKWNGWSEIKKAKKLRVLNLTGCYDMIRTPDLSHYKCLERLNLERCIRLVEIGSSVKILERLVSLNLRSCIELNKLPEELGSLISLEEILIDGTAIQEIPASIGHLQKLRRFSACNCLSLIQLPDSISHVKSPRVLALHGTKITKLPLSGKLEALQHLSINHCRSILKLPLSLGTLASLIELDLSSTAIVELPSTINELYLLRVLKIDFTFVRELPCAIWTLKRLEELHASRCRSLDGEISKDIKDLSALRVLRLGYSRIRGLPDSISRLPNLQMLDLLHCDKLHRVPKLPPTLISLSVSSKLMDTIPKIGSLVKLGELFLVDGSQELVLPDQSQIEAKGHTYLELGSLLELKILQLSMLKIQLLPVGLDLLRKLTKLSLCCIHLKKLPWLPPGLFTLSLCQYKSGTGLLNLSYLELLSEFELFDCAVKKVQGLGKFKSLRVFRISHCNLQQLDELEKLIFLASLNVSYCQSLERLPDLSKLKKLKDIKIKGCPKIRDIKSLEHLHSFKKPTSAIIETESSSEVLSQVEFSKPANTKHSSIQGVKCKDKEAKSSDSVKSITETMGASSNLQNSPSVAGSSTTWHRVKVNYRRLAFYLTPSMNNSVFLSGCCFQIQLSDDFQNQANTLFSTLIKLKC from the exons ATGTCGAACATAAGATTCCTTCGATTGGATCAGGCGAACCTCGAAGGAAATTTTGAGTGGCGTCTGTCAAGTTTAAGATGGCTCCATTGGCAGGGTTGTCCTCGGCATCTTCTTGCTGAAAAATTGGATTTGACGGAGTTGGTTGTTCTAGATCTTTCTTGGAGCAAGGTCAGTGACAAATGGAATGGTTGGAGTGAAATCAAG AAAGCcaagaaattgagagttttGAACCTCACCGGCTGTTATGATATGATCAGAACTCCAGACTTATCTCATTACAAATGTTTAGAGagattgaatcttgaaaggtGCATTCGATTGGTTGAAATCGGTTCATCGGTAAAAATTCTGGAGAGGTTGGTTTCACTGAACTTGAGGTCTTGTATTGAACTCAATAAGTTGCCTGAAGAGCTGGGTTCCCTCATATCCTTGGAAGAGATTCTTATAGATGGAACTGCTATTCAAGAAATTCCTGCCTCCATCGGTCATTTGCAAAAGCTTAGAAGATTCAGTGCCTGCAACTGTCTTTCATTGATTCAGCTACCCGATTCAATTAGCCATGTAAAATCGCCGAGAGTCCTTGCACTACATGGTACCAAAATAACTAAACTTCCCCTATCTGGAAAGTTAGAAGCGCTACAACACTTGTCAATAAATCATTGTAGGTCGATATTGAAGTTACCATTGTCCTTGGGGACCTTGGCTTCATTGATCGAACTTGATCTATCAAGCACTGCAATTGTCGAATTACCTAGTACTATCAATGAGTTATACCTTTTAAGAGTGctcaaaattgattttacttTTGTAAGAGAGCTGCCTTGCGCTATATGGACATTGAAGAGGCTTGAAGAGCTGCATGCTTCAAGATGTCGGAGTTTGGATGGGGAAATTTCTAAAGATATTAAGGATCTTTCGGCATTGAGGGTCTTGAGGCTTGGATACTCTCGAATTCGTGGCCTACCAGATAGCATTTCTAGACTTCCCAATCTGCAAATGCTTGATCTGCTTCATTGTGACAAGCTCCATAGAGTGCCAAAGCTTCCTCCCACTTTAATAAGCCTATCCGTCAGTTCTAAATTGATGGATACAATCCCAAAGATCGGTAGCCTGGTTAAGTTGGGAGAGTTATTCTTGGTTGATGGATCCCAGGAACTGGTGTTACCTGACCAAAGTCAAATTGAGGCAAAAGGACACACTTATTTGGAGCTCGGGAGTTTGTTAGAGCTAAAGATATTGCAGCTATCTATGTTAAAGATCCAACTACTACCTGTTGGGTTGGATCTCCTTCGTAAGCTCACAAAGCTCTCCCTTTGCTGCATTCACTTGAAAAAGCTACCATGGCTTCCTCCAGGTTTATTCACCCTCTCACTTTGCCAGTACAAATCAGGGACAGGATTGCTAAATCTTTCATATTTGGAGCTCCTGTCAGAATTCGAGCTTTTCGACTGTGCAgtaaaaaaagttcaaggcCTTGGGAAGTTCAAATCCTTGCGAGTTTTCAGAATATCTCACTGCAACCTGCAACAACTGGATGAGCTAGAGAAGTTGATATTTTTAGCATCATTGAATGTTTCATACTGTCAAAGTCTTGAGAGACTTCCTGATCTATCAAAACTGAAGAAGCTGAAAGATATTAAAATCAAGGGCTGTCCGAAGATTCGTGATATTAAAAGTTTGGAACACCTGCATTCCTTCAAGAAGCCAACTAGTGCCATAATTGAGACGGAAAGCTCATCCGAG GTTTTGTCACAGGTGGAGTTTAGCAAACCAGCTAATACCAAACATTCTTCCATTCAGGGTGTCAAATGCAAGGATAAAG AAGCAAAATCTTCCGATTCTGTCAAGTCAATAACTGAAACTATGGGCGCTTCTTCTAACTT
- the LOC104439542 gene encoding disease resistance protein RPV1-like isoform X2 produces MSNIRFLRLDQANLEGNFEWRLSSLRWLHWQGCPRHLLAEKLDLTELVVLDLSWSKVSDKWNGWSEIKKAKKLRVLNLTGCYDMIRTPDLSHYKCLERLNLERCIRLVEIGSSVKILERLVSLNLRSCIELNKLPEELGSLISLEEILIDGTAIQEIPASIGHLQKLRRFSACNCLSLIQLPDSISHVKSPRVLALHGTKITKLPLSGKLEALQHLSINHCRSILKLPLSLGTLASLIELDLSSTAIVELPSTINELYLLRVLKIDFTFVRELPCAIWTLKRLEELHASRCRSLDGEISKDIKDLSALRVLRLGYSRIRGLPDSISRLPNLQMLDLLHCDKLHRVPKLPPTLISLSVSSKLMDTIPKIGSLVKLGELFLVDGSQELVLPDQSQIEAKGHTYLELGSLLELKILQLSMLKIQLLPVGLDLLRKLTKLSLCCIHLKKLPWLPPGLFTLSLCQYKSGTGLLNLSYLELLSEFELFDCAVKKVQGLGKFKSLRVFRISHCNLQQLDELEKLIFLASLNVSYCQSLERLPDLSKLKKLKDIKIKGCPKIRDIKSLEHLHSFKKPTSAIIETESSSEVEFSKPANTKHSSIQGVKCKDKEAKSSDSVKSITETMGASSNLQNSPSVAGSSTTWHRVKVNYRRLAFYLTPSMNNSVFLSGCCFQIQLSDDFQNQANTLFSTLIKLKC; encoded by the exons ATGTCGAACATAAGATTCCTTCGATTGGATCAGGCGAACCTCGAAGGAAATTTTGAGTGGCGTCTGTCAAGTTTAAGATGGCTCCATTGGCAGGGTTGTCCTCGGCATCTTCTTGCTGAAAAATTGGATTTGACGGAGTTGGTTGTTCTAGATCTTTCTTGGAGCAAGGTCAGTGACAAATGGAATGGTTGGAGTGAAATCAAG AAAGCcaagaaattgagagttttGAACCTCACCGGCTGTTATGATATGATCAGAACTCCAGACTTATCTCATTACAAATGTTTAGAGagattgaatcttgaaaggtGCATTCGATTGGTTGAAATCGGTTCATCGGTAAAAATTCTGGAGAGGTTGGTTTCACTGAACTTGAGGTCTTGTATTGAACTCAATAAGTTGCCTGAAGAGCTGGGTTCCCTCATATCCTTGGAAGAGATTCTTATAGATGGAACTGCTATTCAAGAAATTCCTGCCTCCATCGGTCATTTGCAAAAGCTTAGAAGATTCAGTGCCTGCAACTGTCTTTCATTGATTCAGCTACCCGATTCAATTAGCCATGTAAAATCGCCGAGAGTCCTTGCACTACATGGTACCAAAATAACTAAACTTCCCCTATCTGGAAAGTTAGAAGCGCTACAACACTTGTCAATAAATCATTGTAGGTCGATATTGAAGTTACCATTGTCCTTGGGGACCTTGGCTTCATTGATCGAACTTGATCTATCAAGCACTGCAATTGTCGAATTACCTAGTACTATCAATGAGTTATACCTTTTAAGAGTGctcaaaattgattttacttTTGTAAGAGAGCTGCCTTGCGCTATATGGACATTGAAGAGGCTTGAAGAGCTGCATGCTTCAAGATGTCGGAGTTTGGATGGGGAAATTTCTAAAGATATTAAGGATCTTTCGGCATTGAGGGTCTTGAGGCTTGGATACTCTCGAATTCGTGGCCTACCAGATAGCATTTCTAGACTTCCCAATCTGCAAATGCTTGATCTGCTTCATTGTGACAAGCTCCATAGAGTGCCAAAGCTTCCTCCCACTTTAATAAGCCTATCCGTCAGTTCTAAATTGATGGATACAATCCCAAAGATCGGTAGCCTGGTTAAGTTGGGAGAGTTATTCTTGGTTGATGGATCCCAGGAACTGGTGTTACCTGACCAAAGTCAAATTGAGGCAAAAGGACACACTTATTTGGAGCTCGGGAGTTTGTTAGAGCTAAAGATATTGCAGCTATCTATGTTAAAGATCCAACTACTACCTGTTGGGTTGGATCTCCTTCGTAAGCTCACAAAGCTCTCCCTTTGCTGCATTCACTTGAAAAAGCTACCATGGCTTCCTCCAGGTTTATTCACCCTCTCACTTTGCCAGTACAAATCAGGGACAGGATTGCTAAATCTTTCATATTTGGAGCTCCTGTCAGAATTCGAGCTTTTCGACTGTGCAgtaaaaaaagttcaaggcCTTGGGAAGTTCAAATCCTTGCGAGTTTTCAGAATATCTCACTGCAACCTGCAACAACTGGATGAGCTAGAGAAGTTGATATTTTTAGCATCATTGAATGTTTCATACTGTCAAAGTCTTGAGAGACTTCCTGATCTATCAAAACTGAAGAAGCTGAAAGATATTAAAATCAAGGGCTGTCCGAAGATTCGTGATATTAAAAGTTTGGAACACCTGCATTCCTTCAAGAAGCCAACTAGTGCCATAATTGAGACGGAAAGCTCATCCGAG GTGGAGTTTAGCAAACCAGCTAATACCAAACATTCTTCCATTCAGGGTGTCAAATGCAAGGATAAAG AAGCAAAATCTTCCGATTCTGTCAAGTCAATAACTGAAACTATGGGCGCTTCTTCTAACTT